In the Archocentrus centrarchus isolate MPI-CPG fArcCen1 chromosome 19, fArcCen1, whole genome shotgun sequence genome, AGCCATCTACATTTAGGATCAGGTTGGGTTTCTGGAGGAtacaatttaaatataaatggttgcatatttaaaaacaaaataattgtaTGCGTgttgtgttaaattaaaaaaaaaaaaaaaaaaaaaagacaaagaaacctCTATTCAAAATTTTTACCAGGCtgttattttacagtaaaaCCATACCTGAATGCTCATATAAACATGCCTTCAGTGCTTGGCCTTGTTTATGGAATATGCTTTTAggtcttatttatttatgtatagtGGTTTTCTGTtaccatttgatttttttttttctttttaaatgttgtgCTTGCACACAGAAGCTGCTTGAAGAAAGTTTCACTCTGGCTGAAGTACCTTGGAGGTGGTGATCTTTTCCACATCGAGGGCGTAGTCGAGAAGCTGGGTGGAAGGGAAATGCTGCTTTACAAAGTCCTTCAGAATCTGCACCCTCATATCTGGGTTGTTGAtctgaaaccaaaccaaacGGCATTTATGACAATGGTTTTTATATCCATCTTAATCAACCTCAGATTAACTCAGAAGCAAGAGtcatctgtttaaaaaaaaaaaaaaaaaaagggcatcaTTTATAGTGTGTTGTTTATTGTAAAAAGTTCAGTCACTTACTGATTTGACCCTGTGGCCAATACCCATGATCAGCTTGCCATCCTTCTTCATCTTGTTGACAAACTCCATGGGGAGCATGCCGCTGTCAAATGCCTTGCTGAACTGCTTTGCAGCTGCATCCAGAGCACCTCCGAAACGGTCCCCCTGGATTATATGAATAAATCATGTTTCAATACATAAACTTTCTGGccaatttaaaaaaggaaaaaaaaaataaatctactgTGCAGTGAGAGGCTCATAAAAGGCAAGGAAGAGTTGGGGATAATCAATAAAAGGTGCTGGACCTAACTGAAATCTAgtgggcaaaaaacaaacaaagaaagattTAAGTCAATGATACACTGTGTCCAGTCAGTTAAGAACCAAACTGATCAACATGTGAGCAGTACTGACGATGGTGAGCAGGCCAGACGTGAGGCTTGAGACGAGGTCTTTGCCTGCACGAGCACAGACAATTGTGTTGTGAGCACCAGAGACTGCAGGCCCATGATCGGCAGTCACCATCAGGCACATTTCAATGAACTGGCAGGCGTATCGTGGTAACCTaaatacagaagaagaagaaaaaaaaaagccaagttACCAACATTTTCTCTCTGGTATTGATCCTATAGTCCTAAATACTGGTTAACAGTATTTGAAGTCATCATACGGACCTGCGCTGGAACCAAAGCAATCCCAGCACTCCTCCTATGCCAATTTCTTCTCTGAAGACCTCAGTGATGGACATGCCAGCATAGATGAGCTCCTGGCCTCGTTCATCACAGATGCTTGTCATGAATGAGGCTGGCTTACGAATCAGGCCCAACTCCTGGAAAAAGTCCAAAAATTCCACAAATAACCACCAATATATGCAGCATCTGTTGGCTTCTACTGTAcaattataataaaaacaaatatttattgcTATACAACATTCACATTTATTCTCCATTAGCTGTAAGTTTACTAGGGAGTACTGTAAAATTCTTACCCTGGCCCAGGAATAATCCATAGGTACTGTTGGGGGAGGAACCTCCTCAGCAGGAACAATGGTACCATTGGCCACTAGTTCATCATACACAGTCCTGTTTCACATACACACCATAACAGTGAACAACCCAAAAAACAAGTCAGTGCCAGACTTTGGGAAAGGTTCGTGAAAAGTATTTCTCACTTGATGACATTGCCCAGCTCATCGAAGCTCTTTGGTACGTAAGCGCCAGCATCCCTCAGAGCCTGGTTCTTGGCCACTGCCGTCTCTGAAGCCTGGTTGGCACAGGCTCCTGCATGGCCAAACTGAACCTGAAGATGGCAGTATAAACATGTTACTTAAAATCTGGAACCACTAGGCAAGAAGAGCAATCAAATCCAAAACCAGGATTTCTACTCGGCCAACAGACCTCTGAGGCAAACATGGTGGCACAGGTTCCAATgcaccagcagaccacaggtttCGTTATCCTGCCTTCCCCGATGCCCTGGCAGATCTTGTACTCCTCTGTTCCTCCAATCTgtgtgtcaaagtaaaacagagattaaaaacagaaatcatcAGGTACAAGTAGCACAGACTAAATTGGAAGCATTTCTGGAATTATTCCCACCTCTCCCAGTACCACAATCATCTTAATTCCAGGAGTGTCCTGATAACGTAAGACGTGGTCCATGAAGGTCGAGCCTGGATATCTGAACACAGACCCATAACACAGAGACTGATAAGGAATCTGTTTTTGTGAAGCATTTTCAATtcgacatttttcttttaagtaaATGATCAGCAACTAAAGATTTTGTACCTGTCTCCTCCGATGGCCACCCCTTCATAGACACCATCTGTAGCGCGCGAGATGATGTTGTTCAGCTCATTGGACATGCCCCCAGAGCGCGACACGTATGCCACACTTCCAGGACGGTAAAGTTTGGAAGCCAGGATGTTGTCCAGCATGCCACCTGTGTTACCAATCTTAAAACAGCCCGGCTTGATGCCACCAACCTATGTGGCAAGAATAGGTATTGAATTACACCATGTATACCTATAAAGGTGTAACTTTTTATCTAGACTATTAATTACCACACTACACTGCAGTCAACGGCACTGTTAATCACCAGtgtaattttttaaacatatattcaGTGGGATGATGTACCGTGGCAGGTCCAATGATGGTGACACCTTTCTCGTCAGCCATCTTGATCATCTTCCTGGTCAGAGCTTCAGGGATTCCCTCGGCTATGATGGCGATAGTGTGAATCTGAAAAcgcaagtaaataaataaaacattcagaTTTCTGTTTAGAAAAAACTGAAGGAGAAATATCTAAATATACTGTGCAGCACATCTTTATACCTGTGGGTACTGCATGGCCTCCACTGTGCTGTCAAAGGCAGAACGCAGCGAAGCAAAGCTGATCAGGACGTCCACCTCAGGGTGCTTCTTCATGGCATCGGCCATGTTCTTATAGACTGGAAGCAGGATCTCTTTGTGGCCCCAGTAGAACTTCTGCTTGTGATCCCCACTGGGAAATGTGCACAATATGAAACAAGGCTAAAGAACTTTAATACAGCCAAAACTATGATCTATCCATTCAATACAGCTAAAGAACACTTTGCAATTGCAAAATGAATTCCTGACCATTCCTAAAATCCTGTCAAATAAAAGTCCAAGTTTATAATAATTTGGGATTGTGGTTTCCTATTGAAAACAACATTTGATCGAGTTCAGCACACTCTTTATTTCAGACAGGACCACAATCAAGAGTTTCTTCCCATTTGAACAAAACAGAGCAGACATCAGTGCTAACAGACAACTCTGTTTTCACTACAACATCCTCCAAAGTGgcgaaaaaaaacaatgtttgagTTAAATCATGTGATTTGTGCAGTTAACTATTTAGGACAATTTGTTCAGCAGCATTTTACAGTCAGAGTTTCTTctaatttaattcatttgaggAAAACATGGGAAGAAGCAACCTACGTGAAGGGGTAGACCATGGCTGCCACAGAGGGTTCCTCCCGAGAGCACACGTAGTCAAAGTCCAGCATGCCTTGCACAGCACGGGTCTGCATGCCCCAGACAATGGTCTTGGTGTTTTTTCTGAAGAGCGTGGTTGCTTTAGCtgagggaggggtgggggtgggcaaAGCGAGAGAGACCGAGACAAGTCAGTAGGGGAAACTGAACTAAAAGCACTCACAGATGAAGAGGGAATTCTGACTcagaaaaacagcaggaatGGAAATGTAAGCAGCAGAGTAAAGACAGCACTCACTGAGGACACAGAGACAAGAGAAATACCACCCCGCACAGGTTGTACATCCTTGAGTTTGTCCAACCTTCTCCAAGTCACAGTGTTGCAAACATGAATCTGCTGTGTCACGCTATtaaaaatttgacattttacagTGAGGTATGAAAAGCATGTGAGACTGGGATAACTGTTCTGGAAACCACGTGTGTGGCTGATAAGACAACCAGCAACTTCACTGCGTTTCAAATAAAACTCTTCCTTCATCATTGGCAGTATACGTCCACTGAAAACTGTTTGACAAAAGACGTTTTTCTATAGTTGGTTTGAAAGTCTGAGTTTGCACAGTGCTCTCAGAGGCATATTCCCCACTTGGAAATACAATGCAAACTGCATGACAGATCCTTGAGTGATGACAAGAATCTGCTAGTGTTGGAATGACTACATTACAATTAAAAGTCCAGACACCTGAGAAATTAAgagtataaagaaaaaaaaaaagttatgatgCATAGAAATTGCACTCCTCTGCAACACAAGTTTTATTTCTTAAAAGCAATCATGTTAGTGCATGCGCTTTAAAGCTTTTGCTGTTTATCCCAATTTTTTTCCAGTCCTCCCaagtctctcttcctctctgcctccTGTCATTACTTCTATCAGCTGCCCAGAAATGTTGCTTCCTCTTTAACCCCATTAAGGAGCAATGCTTTAATAGGAACTCATCATGTGTTTTGGACTGAGGAATTTGTACTAACCACTATAGTTCACAGCACTTTTTCCTTCAGGTTTTCctacaagttttaaaaaaaatgattatgtGGCAATGTCAATGAGTAAGCcataaaaatgtaaagcagAAAGAGATACAGCAGATAAATGTCAGAGGGGAAGCAGAGGGACAAAGGACGGAGAGGGCAGGAAAACAGGTTTTTCACACCCTTCCATACCTCCGCTGCAGCCTGAAGAGGCTTGAGCTTCTGTGACATCCACAGGATGGAAATACGAAATGTAGCAAAACGagcacaaacaaaagaagagaaCAAGAATGAGTCCGACTTTGCTGTATGTTTCACGCAACACACTTCAAAGCATTTTAGCAACCATGTATCATCACTGTGAAAACACTGCATAAGAAGCACAGCAGAGGAAAAGTTTAGTTAGGTAATCAAAATCTCATGTTTGCACGGCTGCTGCTGCGCTTTTGACATCTAACACAATTACCAACACTACTCCTACAGAACAATCCACTGTGAAGAGGAGACATCTTTTCAAAAGATCTTTTTGGGTCttagaattagaaaaaaaacaacaatatgcTTAATTTAGAGGTGATGAACAATTCATATACAAACactgtttatttatattaaaaaaaatacacaaacatattGCAGAAGAATGTAAGATGCATCCTTCAGATATCCCAAGATTAGAAGTGTGAACAATGTTGAATTTGTAGGAAGCCGAGCACAGTGAGACCATGGCACACCTATCGCTTACCTTTCCAATCGCCTGTGACCACATTCTTCAGAGGCCACAGTATAGAATGGAGAGAGTCTTAGAGAAACAAGCATGAAAAGGGTGAAGGTGAGGTTGtgcaaaacaagaaaaggagGAAAGCAGAAATTGGAAGATAAATGCAGAACATTGGTGACAGCATTTCCAGAGGGAGGGAGAAGCCAggatgagaaaaataaaaaaaagcaaaagtgcATGAGTAAATATGGAATCTTGCCAATAAGCAGCTCAGGCTGAGTGcctgtgtgttcattacctgTTAGAAGACCTGCTTTAGACTTTTTGGCTGGGCAGGTTTCGTTAGGTGACTTGGGCTCGGAGAATGAAGCCGTCCTTGTTGTAGCTGGAGTCTGgtacagaaaagagaaacatttACAGGCTAACAGAAGTTTCCAAAGAGCATGCATACGAATTTGTTtgcaatattaaataaataaatcaatcaaacaaacaaacaaacaaacaaaaaaaaaaaaaaaacggccaAGTGACATTAATTTGTTTAAGAGAGGGTATTGACCAACACACAATCCTATACTGACCCAACAAGTTAGTGAACTATACCATTGCACTGCTGCTGGCATTAAGGAGAAAGTTGGCTGTATGGGCGTCCATCGGGGGCTGGTTAGGAAttggccggtggcccagtgccATCCCGACAATGGCAGTCATATGGGTCTCGGTTCCAAATACGTGAATAGGTATACCTGTGGTCTTCCCTACAGAGAAGAAAACACACCTTAGAATACATCCAAGGACTGAACTTAGCTTAGGATTGGCttagattaggcttaaaactttcctttatgataaagcttatagttagggctggatcaggtgaccctgaaccatcccttagttacactgtaataggcctaggctgctgaggggTCCCTATGACGTACtgagcgttttttttttccattcacctcttttactctgtttatacccctctctgcatttaatcattattgttaatctctggctctcttccacagcacatctcttttcctgtcttcctcccctcagccccaaccggtcgtggcagatgactgcccctccctgagcctgtttctgccggaggtagggtctttatcttaaaatataaagtgccttgaggtgactgttgtgatttggcactatataaataaaattgaattgaactcatCACAACAAGTGAAAC is a window encoding:
- the LOC115798162 gene encoding ATP-citrate synthase-like isoform X2 — its product is MSAKAISEQTGKELLYKNICTSAAVQNRFRYASVTAETDWDRLIQDHPWLLTERLVVKPDQLIKRRGKLGLVGINVDLQGVKEWLKEHLMKETTVGKAKGVLKNFLIEPFVAHTQEEEFYVCIYATREGDHVLFHHEGGVEVGDVDSKALRLMVAVDDKLTEDQVKEQLLTQVPDDKKDVLASFIVGLVNLFEDLYFTYLEINPLVVTQDGVYVLDMAAKIDATADYICKAKWGDLEFPPPFGREAYPEEAYIADLDAKSGASLKLTLLNPRGRIWTMVAGGGASVVYSDTICDLGGVDELANYGEYSGAPSEQQTYDYAKTILSLMTREKHPLGKVLIIGGSIANFTNVAATFKGIVRAIKDYQGPLKEHEVTIFVRRGGPNYQEGLRVMGEVGKTTGIPIHVFGTETHMTAIVGMALGHRPIPNQPPMDAHTANFLLNASSSAMTPATTRTASFSEPKSPNETCPAKKSKAGLLTDSLHSILWPLKNVVTGDWKEAQASSGCSGAKATTLFRKNTKTIVWGMQTRAVQGMLDFDYVCSREEPSVAAMVYPFTGDHKQKFYWGHKEILLPVYKNMADAMKKHPEVDVLISFASLRSAFDSTVEAMQYPQIHTIAIIAEGIPEALTRKMIKMADEKGVTIIGPATVGGIKPGCFKIGNTGGMLDNILASKLYRPGSVAYVSRSGGMSNELNNIISRATDGVYEGVAIGGDRYPGSTFMDHVLRYQDTPGIKMIVVLGEIGGTEEYKICQGIGEGRITKPVVCWCIGTCATMFASEVQFGHAGACANQASETAVAKNQALRDAGAYVPKSFDELGNVIKTVYDELVANGTIVPAEEVPPPTVPMDYSWARELGLIRKPASFMTSICDERGQELIYAGMSITEVFREEIGIGGVLGLLWFQRRLPRYACQFIEMCLMVTADHGPAVSGAHNTIVCARAGKDLVSSLTSGLLTIGDRFGGALDAAAKQFSKAFDSGMLPMEFVNKMKKDGKLIMGIGHRVKSINNPDMRVQILKDFVKQHFPSTQLLDYALDVEKITTSKKPNLILNVDGLIGVAFVDLLRTCGGFTRDEADEFVEIGALNGIFVLGRSMGFIGHYLDQKRLKQGLYRHPWDDISYVLPEHMSM
- the LOC115798162 gene encoding ATP-citrate synthase-like isoform X3, producing the protein MSAKAISEQTGKELLYKNICTSAAVQNRFRYASVTAETDWDRLIQDHPWLLTERLVVKPDQLIKRRGKLGLVGINVDLQGVKEWLKEHLMKETTVGKAKGVLKNFLIEPFVAHTQEEEFYVCIYATREGDHVLFHHEGGVEVGDVDSKALRLMVAVDDKLTEDQVKEQLLTQVPDDKKDVLASFIVGLVNLFEDLYFTYLEINPLVVTQDGVYVLDMAAKIDATADYICKAKWGDLEFPPPFGREAYPEEAYIADLDAKSGASLKLTLLNPRGRIWTMVAGGGASVVYSDTICDLGGVDELANYGEYSGAPSEQQTYDYAKTILSLMTREKHPLGKVLIIGGSIANFTNVAATFKGIVRAIKDYQGPLKEHEVTIFVRRGGPNYQEGLRVMGEVGKTTGIPIHVFGTETHMTAIVGMALGHRPIPNQPPMDAHTANFLLNASSSAMTPATTRTASFSEPKSPNETCPAKKSKAGLLTAKATTLFRKNTKTIVWGMQTRAVQGMLDFDYVCSREEPSVAAMVYPFTGDHKQKFYWGHKEILLPVYKNMADAMKKHPEVDVLISFASLRSAFDSTVEAMQYPQIHTIAIIAEGIPEALTRKMIKMADEKGVTIIGPATVGGIKPGCFKIGNTGGMLDNILASKLYRPGSVAYVSRSGGMSNELNNIISRATDGVYEGVAIGGDRYPGSTFMDHVLRYQDTPGIKMIVVLGEIGGTEEYKICQGIGEGRITKPVVCWCIGTCATMFASEVQFGHAGACANQASETAVAKNQALRDAGAYVPKSFDELGNVIKTVYDELVANGTIVPAEEVPPPTVPMDYSWARELGLIRKPASFMTSICDERGQELIYAGMSITEVFREEIGIGGVLGLLWFQRRLPRYACQFIEMCLMVTADHGPAVSGAHNTIVCARAGKDLVSSLTSGLLTIGDRFGGALDAAAKQFSKAFDSGMLPMEFVNKMKKDGKLIMGIGHRVKSINNPDMRVQILKDFVKQHFPSTQLLDYALDVEKITTSKKPNLILNVDGLIGVAFVDLLRTCGGFTRDEADEFVEIGALNGIFVLGRSMGFIGHYLDQKRLKQGLYRHPWDDISYVLPEHMSM
- the LOC115798162 gene encoding ATP-citrate synthase-like isoform X1; translated protein: MSAKAISEQTGKELLYKNICTSAAVQNRFRYASVTAETDWDRLIQDHPWLLTERLVVKPDQLIKRRGKLGLVGINVDLQGVKEWLKEHLMKETTVGKAKGVLKNFLIEPFVAHTQEEEFYVCIYATREGDHVLFHHEGGVEVGDVDSKALRLMVAVDDKLTEDQVKEQLLTQVPDDKKDVLASFIVGLVNLFEDLYFTYLEINPLVVTQDGVYVLDMAAKIDATADYICKAKWGDLEFPPPFGREAYPEEAYIADLDAKSGASLKLTLLNPRGRIWTMVAGGGASVVYSDTICDLGGVDELANYGEYSGAPSEQQTYDYAKTILSLMTREKHPLGKVLIIGGSIANFTNVAATFKGIVRAIKDYQGPLKEHEVTIFVRRGGPNYQEGLRVMGEVGKTTGIPIHVFGTETHMTAIVGMALGHRPIPNQPPMDAHTANFLLNASSSAMTPATTRTASFSEPKSPNETCPAKKSKAGLLTEAQASSGCSGAKATTLFRKNTKTIVWGMQTRAVQGMLDFDYVCSREEPSVAAMVYPFTGDHKQKFYWGHKEILLPVYKNMADAMKKHPEVDVLISFASLRSAFDSTVEAMQYPQIHTIAIIAEGIPEALTRKMIKMADEKGVTIIGPATVGGIKPGCFKIGNTGGMLDNILASKLYRPGSVAYVSRSGGMSNELNNIISRATDGVYEGVAIGGDRYPGSTFMDHVLRYQDTPGIKMIVVLGEIGGTEEYKICQGIGEGRITKPVVCWCIGTCATMFASEVQFGHAGACANQASETAVAKNQALRDAGAYVPKSFDELGNVIKTVYDELVANGTIVPAEEVPPPTVPMDYSWARELGLIRKPASFMTSICDERGQELIYAGMSITEVFREEIGIGGVLGLLWFQRRLPRYACQFIEMCLMVTADHGPAVSGAHNTIVCARAGKDLVSSLTSGLLTIGDRFGGALDAAAKQFSKAFDSGMLPMEFVNKMKKDGKLIMGIGHRVKSINNPDMRVQILKDFVKQHFPSTQLLDYALDVEKITTSKKPNLILNVDGLIGVAFVDLLRTCGGFTRDEADEFVEIGALNGIFVLGRSMGFIGHYLDQKRLKQGLYRHPWDDISYVLPEHMSM